The genomic segment TCTCCTCTCTCTGCGCCACGGCCGGGTGTTGTCCAGTGTCCACCTGCCCGTGGCACCTGCTGAACTTGAGCTGTTCTGTGGCTCCTTGGAGTTCTTTGGTGGATCTCAGCTCTGTGTGTGTGAAAGGTAGGTGGTGTCTGATGCTCTCCTGACCTATCCACTGCCCATGCAGGGGAGGATTTCGGTGGGCTCCGCATTGACGGCCGTCCTGGAACACGAGGAGTTTTTGGGTGCGATGAGGGGGTCAGCTTCGAATTTACTCTCTCTTGTAGTCTCCTCAAAAGGGAAGAAAGACGTTGACTTCTCCATGGTGGGGATCTCACAACCCATGCACCACCTTCACCTTCTTCATCATCTTCCTCGTCGCTCATATATCGGGAATCCAACTGCTTTAGTGATTCACGCTCTGTTTCACTTGCCACTTTCATTCGTTTTGCAAAGAGCTGCAAGAAGGATTTTGATGAACTGTAGTCAGTTTCACAGTAGAGGGTTTGAAAAATGATTATAAATAGCACATTCCAACATTTTAAATACACATTTAGACAGTAGATGTTGCTAATATTTGAGATAAAGGCTGAAATTGTAGAGTACAGTAGAGCATTCAGCATTAAAAATTGAAGCTGAAAGTGTTAGGtccatttttttccattttgtttacaCAGGCATGTGTACTACAGACACCACTGAGCCCTATACATGTAGGGCACTGGACAAAAATGTTAATTCTTGTAACTTTTGTCaggaaaaaagaattttcttcaaaatagtTTGTAAGAAGACAATATTATGAGCCATAGATAAATAACAAAGCTGaccataattttatttttccacATAAATGGTCAATAGTAATTATTGAGACATGACCAAAAATAATTAGTTAACCATAATCTTCTACGATCAgactccagttgttcaaaaaccgATGACCACTAATCCGGGATTAAATACTAACAAAGGTTGGAGTTTTTCCTGtcaaaaaagcctttgacaaCTGAGTTTTATGCTGAAGGAAAGCGTATTGTCTAATTCAAATTTGAAGGCTTAGAATGTTGTGGAAACATTTTTGATGGGtaaataaactgaaagaaaactttccagtaatctaggattagcttaaaggaaacctcaactaaaacaagaatacaacttcaaaatatttaacataatgtttgcaatcaaaattGTGTTACGgttgcacaaagagcttttgttttaaaacaatagggcaatcatgacacgtcacaattattcaagatggcggcgcccgggaaatttaaaaaccaaaacaagcgtttttgaaattcatttatttcggatacaaacgattccattggaaaacattcgaacaattttgattgagagcattatgttaactattttaaagatatattcctgttttagtggaggttccctttaatcaggctttgaacaactgggccctgaacTCTGTGCATTACTCTTTGCAAAATGGAATTTACAACTCTATGGATGTTGGTTGAACCCTGCCGTTTACTTTTCCAATGCACCTCACAATCttcaatgaaagaaacaaaTGTGTCAACAAAGGAGGTGATTGCTTACCCTTCTCCTTCTAGATGTCAGCTTTTTGTCAAGCTGCTTCTTCTCCACCAATTCTTTACGGGCAGGCAAGCTGTCCAGGTACTGTTGCCTCTTTGTCTCATAATATCTGGTTACAGCTCCTGTGTGACAAAAGTCTTACTTAATGAATTGATCAAGCGTATGAACTTCAATTACAGCTTTGTAACTGTTGACATTCGTATAAATAAAATCGCTCACTTGATTATTGATTGAAGTAAACTAATAATTTTAAATCAGTAGCGAGTCAAGGTAGCGTCAAGGCGCTGTTACGCTGTGaaacgtttcatgcaacttgtcttgcaatgtTTTGGCAACACTGTGCTGgggcaagttgcacgaaacatttcacagtgtaacataacctgcacggccaaaatcgttgcgagacaagttgcatgaaaagtAGAAcctaattctactttcggcaacggctctcGCAACCTGTCTCACAATGATTTTGGTCGTATGCAACTTGTCCcaccacaatgtcgccaaaacattgcgagacaagttgcacgaaacatttcacagcaGGGTTGGACATTAGCACTCCCCCGCTCGCCCAGGCAAGTTTCTAAGTGTCGGGCAAGCGCTAATTATcgacaaatgaaaatgaaacacgGCTTCCTGGTCAGTGATACTGCTGGTCACTATCGAACTATCAGTGACCAGGTAACCATGACGCCTTAAGACCATTACTCGCAAACTAAAAGGACCTCACGAAGACTCatcaataaaaaaatcaatttaaaatataaagtaaGTGCCTCCATTGTGTTTTCTTGGGATTTAAGGTCTTTAAATAGAATTTTCCATTGAGGTAATAATCCTCGGTCTGCCACTTGCTCAACACTTGCTGATGAGCGAATTGTTTTCCTGTACTTTCCCAGAACCTTGATCAAGGCGTGTTGAACCTACAACAGACTTCCTACTGTATTTACTTTAATAGCCTTTCAGTGTTCATTTAAACTTCAATGGTATTAATTATAAATAGTAAAAATGAAAGATGACTAAATTGGTTGGAgagattgggggggggggggggggaatataAACTTTTGGGCGAGTGAAAACTGGTCCAGGCAAATGCATTGAGGGTCACTCGCCCGaatggcgagtgctctcaaaatAAGTGTCCAACCCTGCACAGTGTAAGAGCACCTTTACACCAAACAATCTCTCAAGTAAATTAGATGCCAAAGAGGAAAATGACATTAACAGCGAGAAGGCATTTACTGAACTTTGCAACAATAAATGACATTCCATCATGTTGCGCCATCtagaaaataacattttgtttgTGCATTTGCCACGTAGAAATTTATCAACCTTAACACTTTGATTTTTTGTAGAAAATTATGCTAGGCTTCTGATACCATAGGCAAGAAGATGTTTACATTGTAtgcagagcggttttcaaatgagtgtcgtaaaaccaaaccaaagtaattactttggccaatcaaaattgacAGAGACCAACCAATACTCGAAGTAATGACACGTAACCAACACAAACcatgggaaaatgtgcatgtgtgagccacaattggttttggtttcacttctgattggttgaaaaagaagcatgagaactttgaaccaatcaccgagtgaagtaatgcaaaaccaaagaaattcgctaattactttcatcactcaattgaaaactaatCTGATACTGAAAGACTTACGCATTATTGAAGACTTAGAGTGACCACTGTTTTCCTTCTTGAGTTCCTCGTAAAGAAATTTTCTGACCTCAGTGTTATGTGGACCATCAACACTGAAAAATgaagtttaaaaattaatggCAATGAAAAAAAACTTCAATTCAACATGCAAAGGAAAGTGTGGCTAGACAAGATGTCATTGTTTCATGGCTTCCACACACAGCATAATGTCATACATGGAGTAGAGAAATGTGATATCCCCATTTTCAAGCAAAACAAGACTTACATGTATACCATAGTGGTGGGCCGATGATCGATTATAATCGAAAGTTGATCGAAAAGTTCAAGCGATGCGACAAtcgattttgcttttttcataatCGATTGTCGCCGAAAAATTTATTGGGGACAAATAAAAGtattaaaatcaataaaaaggtTCGTTTAATATCTTGTGTGAGTTGCCTTTTTTCATGGACTCCTAACTTCTAAGTCACAACAGCAGATATAATGTAAGATTGACTGTGTTTACCTGGCAGTACCCTGTTCGCTGTGTTGTTGTCACTTCAAATATCTCACGCTTGTTTGAAAGATGTGGCATGCTAAGCCGCTTTGTACTTCGTAAACAACTGAACCAAAACATAAATTACAAGCTCACTGTTCCGCGTTTGTAGTATCACTACCATccaaaataagttttgaaatagATCTCAAATGTATTTACAAATCACCAGAGGAAGATAATGTCACCTCTGATCCAAGATGAACAATTGTTCGTTTtggcttgaaaatgtttgtttcccTCTCCCCAATCTCTCCCCAAGTCCCAGTGTCCTCTCTCAGACATGCCTCGCTTACATGTTGCTGACgagtccaacatggcggctaaaaTGGACGAGTTGGAGATCTTTTGCTATCCTGGAAACGCCAGGTCAAAAGTGTGGGAAtgttttggttttcatcaaGTGAAGGAAGGGCCCTCTTGACTTCTATTTAGATGAAAAATATGTGGAATGCTTATTGGTAGATTTTTCCGATTATAATCGATGATCGATGGTTGGGGTAATCTGATTATTTCTGATGATCGAATGTGAAATCTCAACCGATTCCCACCACTAGTATACCAATATTAATTATTGTGGTGTCATTCACTGGCCTGTGAGCAAGGTTGACATGAGGTTCTACAGCAGAGGCTCTCTAAGTTGACATATTTTGTGAAATTATTGATAGTATTATATTGCACAGCACAAATATATTGTATGTAACAACATAAAAAGACAGGTTTGAATGAATAAGTACTGCAAGGCTTTTCAGTTGGCTACATGTATAACATACCCTTCACTTCCACGGAACTGTTTATCGAGGTCTTGTTTGTTATGCAACAAATGCACATCTCCCTAAAATTAACATTGAAAGTTGCCCTTAATGATTTAAAAAACAGCTAAAATTCCCAAACTTGCAGTACACAACTCTCAAAGACTATGGAAGGACATTGCCATatggacttgtactttctctacattaaaccaaaataattttgtaatgGCCACTGCAAAAATAAAGTAGCAATTCTTGTTTTAAAACTGTTGaataaatacaatttttttaagATGCAGTAGCTTACTCAGCTGTGCAAGATGcgcacccccaccccccttcatCTCAAGTATTGGGTTGACAATAACTACTGTCACTGTTTCATTCAGCGTAAAACGACACCAATCTTGTTGTTGATAATGAatattatacatgtagtaaacaaaagaaaatcaaaacttAACTGGTTAGAAAagttttaaaccaagaaaaacttTAAACAACAACTGATACATGCACACGTAAATACACGGTCGTTGAAACTACCACGTGACTGTCATTTGCAAGAAACTTAAAACGCAGTTTCATGTCGATCTTCATTTTTGTGTTATTCTTACTGAGTACAAGAAAGAATCTTTCAACTACCTTTAGCTCGTTTGGAAGTGGGCCGTGGTGTGCGTTTTCCTTCTGGGCTACTTGGCCTGCATGGTCTCGCATCTTACGCAGCTCCTCCTTCACAATCACCATTTCGCTCCTTGATTCTTCGACTTTTTGTTCAATGCTCTCCAATCTAGCATTCTGCCGCTTTATTACATCTCCAAGCTCTTTCATAGTGTCAAACAGTCGACGGATCTCTCTGTTAGAAACAACCAAGTTTTCTCGGTTCTTCTCACTGATGTCACGCAAAGGTTCTGCAATAGATCGGTCGCTTGACGGAACGCCAGACAAACGACTCGTTGATCGCCTGTTCCCATTCCCAGTCGAAGAAAGTGGCCTTTTCCCGCCAGAAGTGGCAGAAGAGAAAAACGATCCTACAGGTATGTGCGACATGTTACTAAAATGATTGTAAAGATATTGCTGCGAAACTGAAAAAACACACCCGATAGCACGCTCGACTAGTTGGTTTGTGACGCCAGGGATGAATACTCACGTTTCCTTTCTCTTTGTTGATTGACCAATCATCTATTGTAGAAGTTAGCACGTGAGATTAACTAACCAATGGGacacatttctaaaataatgtcACGGATCATAGCGCAAAGGCCAGTGTGAAACGCCGTGGCAAAATGTCGAAAACGAGAACTAAGAAGATATTTTGTCATAACTGCACTTCATGGATGGGAAAAAGCTTATATTACGAGCACTTGCCTTGTGGAAAATCGTCGTTGGAAGCGGTTCAAACCAAAGGTAGGATTATCACAACATCACATGACAAACTGTTCTAATAACACAAGGCCTGGACAGTCGATGAAATCAATGATCGGGAAAATCAAGCAATATCAAGTGGGGGTCATTTATACCATTTGATGGGTCACCCAgacattttgttgtaatatttaactgaatatttacatttcatctgtcgggtcaggaagccttctttgtcgggttattgacccgagacctgactcttatctggaacactgACGAGATTGAGTATATCAGGATGTTACAGGTCGATAATTTCGATagtcgataaaagtcgatcgttgtcgatcaaattcgatactaatcaatcgacaaatatcggatgtcgataaaagtcgatcacacaattttttgtgattatcgacttTGATCGACTTTGATCGATTTCAATCGACAAGTAtcggaaatacaaaaaaaaaaggtttatggCGGGAACCGAGGCTACAGTTGCCAAGCACAGTTGAAGCAGGATTGGCTATGCCAAGACTTTATTTTACCGATTTAcagttttttattcaactttattgcCATACGGATTTactttaaagctgtttacattTTCGTAAATTGAAAATTGTGTCAGCATTTTtgtcgataaaatcgatattcagttgaaaatcttgtgattatcgacttttatcgacaaattaaacttgtcgattgacAATTATCGGCAAATATCGAGTATTATCGACTTATCGACTACGTTTTCGATGATCGACTTTGATCGACTTGTAACGTCCTGAGTATatgtatgttttgtttcaaaattttccttggtttaaaattttttgcgggctcatattttgccTTACTAAACttctgacaacacaatgcagcacaatgattttgcgactaaaatttgcctAACTGCGACCACATTGGCCCAATTTATACTacagacggataatccgtctggacgaattaTCCGTCTGGTCGTTTAATCCGTccagtataaatacgggacgaACTGTAAAGCACAGTATTGGTTTGtcttatagttcgtcccgtttaTACTAGACGGATTATGCCTCTttgttctgttgcctttgttcaGATACTTCGTTTATGCGAACACATTTTGTATCCTACTGCTAAGAGACCGCTGGCTTTCTGTAACAAGGTGTTCATTCCGGCATCTAAGTTCGTCTGTCGGTGCATTTATACACACAGACGGATTATCCACTTTAGTTCATCTGCCAAGACGAACTAAACAGATAGTTCGTCatgacggataatccgtctgttaCCCGTATTTATACACGGACGGATTATCAGACGAACTAAAAattcttgcccaagttcgtccagacggattatccatctctagtataaattcggccattttcgtatcttgtcgcgACAGGATTTTtggttaatttcaagccctgtctGTAACGTTTGATTTTTGAGGCAATTACAATGTTCAGAATGTCAAGAGGAAACTGTACATTGCATATGGAGATATTTAAGCCTAGTTTCCATCTATCGACAAAATCCCAGACAATCCAGGATTTCACAGTTTCCCTACCATCCTAGATTTTAGCGACTAATGAAAGCCATAAATCGTAGACGTCCCAATAATCTGGAATGGCCAGAAACGAATCGGGAAAATAGGAAGTGTTTCTATTTTCCCAATgtgtcccagatttttgcgATTGTCGCCGATCGTTCCTGACGTATAAAAACTCAAATCTGTACTGTTGGAGATGTTGGTGATGGTTATAGCCCATTACAAATGCTCTAAATTGGaagtttcaatttttggcaCACTTTCCAGTTTCCTCCAAAGTTACTATCGGAAGCATCTGAGGCAAGTTTCTGGCAATGTTCCGATATATTGGCAAAATCTGAGACGGTCGGGAAATTGCAAAATCCCTGATCATCTGGGATTTTCCTGCCATATGAAAACTACACTTTAGATTGGGAATGTAAGCAAGTAtcatgcatattaatttttctgagcTTCTCTTCTTATTTTGGTTAGTTCAAAAAGGGTTCCAGAAGGGGATCCAATCTaaccacttaaaaaaaaaaaaaactttcaatgTGTTCCTGTACTGTTTGTATCAAGTTATTTATTGCTGGGCCCTTTTATTCCTTTTCAGATGTTCCAAGAGTTGGCAACAGATTCTACTGTAATCACTGTAATGAAACAGTGAGTAAAAGCACATTTTATGAACATAAAGCAATATATGGTTCTGCATGTGGAATCCCAAGCTATGATGACCAGGAAGAGGTTGAAGTGAACCTGGACTCTGATTCAGACAATGAAAACTTGGTTCTCTCTTGGGGTGATGAGGACAGGCAGTTTTTTTCCGATGGCTCCTGTAGCACAAGTGATAGAAGTGAAGATGACATGGCCTTGGAAGAGTACTCATTGGAAGGAATACATGAAAGTTCCTCACAACCAGAACAGCAAACTTTGGTGAGTTATGTAACATGTTTGATGGGTACTAGGATTATTGGAAATGTTTAGTAAGCTGCATGTGCAGTGTGCATGTACACCAGGGATGTAGATAATAGCCGGAAGCCGGGAAAATTACCCGGCTGTGAACGCGATTTTTCCGGCTGTAAAGCACTTCTTCTTTCTTCAAGATGTTTTAAATGTTGTCAgaagatttttatttatttatttcgtttgtttacACCTTCATTGCTGTCTTACCTGAACTGAAAGGATTGTAAACACTCCATTTAGTGCGACGATCGCATCATTTGCATTTCATCGTCCATTTTGCAGGCTCAATGGGCAGCGGTATTTGTATTTTCATGTATGCGAAATAATGAATGCCAAATTGCGTATCTCTGACGGTTGAAATATTATTGCTTTCTAATGtcgggaaaaagaaagaaaaatgattcGGAGGCCGTTGGTATCATGAAATTTTTGAAGTCTACCGAAAGAAACACGCTAAGTTCTAAGGAACCAACTGACATTGCTGAAATAAGCTGAATTACGggaaaaatttaaacaaatgttACCTGATAAAAGTCTGTCCTGAATGCCCTTGATTTTGCCcccaaaatcaaggaaaatgcaTCTCCAAGAGtatgcattttcaaaatttcccgggggggcatgcccccggatCTCCCTAGGTATAGCGTGCCAAAGGCACGCTAGGGTGGGCCTTCGGCccaaataccataataattattatgacaaCTTCGTAATCTGAAGAAGTGCTGCAACTATACTTTGTAGCTGATGGTGTTTCATGACAGTTTAATTTGCTTGTGCCCCTGAAATTGAGTCGGGGGTTgaacatttacatgtatcaaTCTACCATTATTTGTTGTTATTTCAGGAGGATAATTCAGAAGTTGAAATTCAAAGCTTTGAATATTCTGATGAAATCACGAAAACAGATGACATGTGCGATGAACAGGTGGAAGTGAAAGTTAATTGCTCCGAACTGAGGTCTTTGCTGTTGTTCTTACTTTTGTGGCAGGCTATGTTTAAAGTTGCAGACAGGGCCATTGTTTTACTCTTGAAGTTTCTGAAACTGTTCCTTACTGGTATAGGGAAAATGATGCAAGCTGAAGTTCTCCTTAACTTTGCCAATATCATTCCACAAACATTGTACCTCATTGAAAAGAACCTTTGTCTACACAAGGACAATTTTATTAAATATGCTGTTTGTCCTAAGTGTAAAACTCTCTATAAGTTTGATGACTGCATTCAACGGAGGCCTAATGGTGAGACAGTATCGAAAAAATGCAGGCATGTAAACTATCCACACCATCCTCACAGAACAAGAAGGAAACCATGTGGTACACTTCTTATGAAAACAATGAGATCTAAATCTGGAAGAACATTCTTGTATCCTAAGCAAGTGTATTGTTTCAAAAAGGTCACCAGTTCATTAAAGGACCTTATCAACAAACCAAATTTCATGGACAACTGTGAAAAGTGGAGAACTCGCTTCAATGAGTTACCTGACAATATTCTTGGAGATTGTTTTGAAGGGAGAATTTGGAGAGAGTTTCAGTATGTAGATGGAGAGCCTTTTCTTGCTGTGCCTAATAATTTTGGTCTCATGTTGAATGTTGACTGGTTCCAGCCTACTCTTCATGGATCAGATTCTATTGGTGTCATCTACATGGTTGTAATGAACCTTCCAAGAGACGAGCGTTTTAAGCCTGAAAACCTGCTCGTTGTTGGAATTATTCCAGGACCTAAGGAGCCGAAGCATCACATCAATTCCTTCCTGCAACCACTTGTAGATGATCTTATTGATTTATGGGATGGAGTTATTTTAGCCTATGAAAATGGGAGTCAGGAGATGTTTAGAGCTGCAGTTCTGGCCTTGTCAAGTGATATACCAGCAACGCGGAAATGTGGTGGTTTTGTTGGTCATAATGCCAAGAAAGGTTAGTGTCACCTGAGTGAAACACTTTGGctgaaaaataagcaaagtaaatttgatatttcatttttattagtCTGGGCATAGACTGTGCATTGATCATTTTATGTGTACGCATTCTGTATGTGATATTATTACAGTGTATAGCCAATCTCAAATCCTGATCAAGCAGAAATGGAAAGTTAATGCTCTAACAGTAAGCAACATTAATTAATGTAATACTATGCAAGGTCATGTGGTACAATATGATGAACACAAGAAGATGCCACATATATTTACCCTTAAAAGTGCCAGATTCGTCATAGTTTTAATATTATTGatgtatttctttttcaaaagactGCTGGATACATTTGAGTTTGCAGGATGCTTAAGGAAGAACACACACTACCTTTACAGTTAACAGTACATTATATTATAACTCAATTAATAATATGCATTGAATATATTATTTTTGACAGGATGTAGTAAGTGCTTCAAAGAATTTCCAAGGGCATCGTTCGGTGATAAACCTGATTTCTCAGGTTTTGATAGAGAAAGCTGGGAAGCAAGATCAAACAGTGATCACAGAAGCGCTGCAGACAAAGTTCGGCAAGCCAAAACACCAAGTGATGCACAGAAATTTGCCTCCATGACTGGAGCACGTTACTCTGTCCTCTTCCAGCTTCCTTACTATGATGCTGTACGGTTTGCATTAATTGACCCAATGCATAATTTACTGCTTGGAACCGCAAAACATGTTCTGAAGACTTGGATTGAAATGGGTTTGTTAAGTGAATCTGATTTGCAGCGACTACAGAAACGAGTAAATCTTGTGAAGCCACCATCTGAAATTGGACGTATTCCAAGCAAGATTTCAGAGGGGTTTAAAGGATTTACTGCTGACCAGTGGAAGAACTGGGTATGCATTTACTCTCTTTTTGCATTGAAGGGAGTAATTCCAAATGAACATTATGGTATGTGGACTGCGTTCGTGCATGCTTGTCAACTTCTCTGCAGGAAAGTTATCACTAAGGAGGAGTGTAATGAAGCCGATCAGAAGCTGATGAGATTTTGCATTATGTTTGAGGCTTTATGTGGGAAGGAGAAATGCACCCCAAACATGCATCTTCATGGTCATCTGCTGGAATGCCTTTTGGATTATGGTCCAGTTTTCTCATTCTGGTGCTTTTCATTTGAGAGATACAATGGAATGATGGGAGATTACCATACAAACAACATTAACATTGGTATGCATAGCACTTAATAAGTTATTCAACATCATGATAGTTTTAGGTTCAAGCCCTAAATTAAATTGCAAGTTCACTGGAGTTACTCCAAACTTGTAAACACTGAAAATGTAAACTTGTGCTGCAGTAATTGTAGTATATACACAGTCATGTAGGTACTGGAGGTATGTTGGCAGATTCATGTTTAATTTGTTACTTGGAAATATTTTGTtgcagtaataaattattattcaacactattcaaataataattatttttgttatttaaatttctatGCTACATTTTGATCTAGTCTAAATAGCCATTATTACAGTGATCAGTGGTTTCAACACATAAATGAGGCAAATGGGTCATTTTGTATTGTGTTGACCCATTAGTCACAGATATCTCCATGTTGTTTTTATGTGAACGAACATTTGcctgtaataacagctatttaaaggggcagtgtcacgctatttcagtcaaacttcgaAACACTAAAATAtgcctttgcataaaaataatggtgtagttttgttTCCAGTAACAATTGAaatgcactgaagctatt from the Montipora capricornis isolate CH-2021 unplaced genomic scaffold, ASM3666992v2 scaffold_498, whole genome shotgun sequence genome contains:
- the LOC138036729 gene encoding uncharacterized protein, whose translation is MSHIPVGSFFSSATSGGKRPLSSTGNGNRRSTSRLSGVPSSDRSIAEPLRDISEKNRENLVVSNREIRRLFDTMKELGDVIKRQNARLESIEQKVEESRSEMVIVKEELRKMRDHAGQVAQKENAHHGPLPNELKGDVHLLHNKQDLDKQFRGSEGVDGPHNTEVRKFLYEELKKENSGHSKSSIMRAVTRYYETKRQQYLDSLPARKELVEKKQLDKKLTSRRRRLFAKRMKVASETERESLKQLDSRYMSDEEDDEEGEGGAWVVRSPPWRSQRLSSLLRRLQERVNSKLTPSSHPKTPRVPGRPSMRSPPKSSPAWAVDRSGEHQTPPTFHTHRAEIHQRTPRSHRTAQVQQVPRAGGHWTTPGRGAERGDGALCQINTEHSAPQLSPFESSESANLWDADEIRRVVCQNAPVRRKRILDLESDSDCE
- the LOC138036731 gene encoding uncharacterized protein — encoded protein: MSKTRTKKIFCHNCTSWMGKSLYYEHLPCGKSSLEAVQTKDVPRVGNRFYCNHCNETVSKSTFYEHKAIYGSACGIPSYDDQEEVEVNLDSDSDNENLVLSWGDEDRQFFSDGSCSTSDRSEDDMALEEYSLEGIHESSSQPEQQTLEDNSEVEIQSFEYSDEITKTDDMCDEQVEVKVNCSELRSLLLFLLLWQAMFKVADRAIVLLLKFLKLFLTGIGKMMQAEVLLNFANIIPQTLYLIEKNLCLHKDNFIKYAVCPKCKTLYKFDDCIQRRPNGETVSKKCRHVNYPHHPHRTRRKPCGTLLMKTMRSKSGRTFLYPKQVYCFKKVTSSLKDLINKPNFMDNCEKWRTRFNELPDNILGDCFEGRIWREFQYVDGEPFLAVPNNFGLMLNVDWFQPTLHGSDSIGVIYMVVMNLPRDERFKPENLLVVGIIPGPKEPKHHINSFLQPLVDDLIDLWDGVILAYENGSQEMFRAAVLALSSDIPATRKCGGFVGHNAKKGCSKCFKEFPRASFGDKPDFSGFDRESWEARSNSDHRSAADKVRQAKTPSDAQKFASMTGARYSVLFQLPYYDAVRFALIDPMHNLLLGTAKHVLKTWIEMGLLSESDLQRLQKRVNLVKPPSEIGRIPSKISEGFKGFTADQWKNWVCIYSLFALKGVIPNEHYGMWTAFVHACQLLCRKVITKEECNEADQKLMRFCIMFEALCGKEKCTPNMHLHGHLLECLLDYGPVFSFWCFSFERYNGMMGDYHTNNINIGVQIMRKFLREKELMRTPFPEGMEEFQQLLYRENKQKGTLLEASVGLQLFSNMMESEIGNPADVDLSKRETQVPLPPIKRDAIESADVRKLQKTYERMYPAGRILHIPRFCDKFKHLLYKGCRYTSEIAAHQQASTVFLQWFDDSSRPAVIREFLQHDVVVKTNNGKSQRVTHILALVEWYARHPQCNRYSKPVEVWANYFESLVPGHAHYVPVGRFQSNCVSVKYQVPLLNHQYEKVNVIIPLLNSVQV